In Streptomyces hawaiiensis, one genomic interval encodes:
- a CDS encoding class II fumarate hydratase: MTDEQDRTEYRTEHDSMGEVRVPAHAKWRAQTQRAVENFPISGQRIERAHIEALARIKGAAAKVNAELGVLDKDIAQAIQEAAGEVAEGTWDEHFPVDVFQTGSGTSSNMNTNEVIATLAGERLGRAVHPNDHVNASQSSNDVFPSSIHIAATAAVTRDLVPALEHLAASLERKAEEFADVVKSGRTHLMDATPVTLGQEFGGYAAQVRYGIERLEASLPRLAELPLGGTAVGTGINTPPGFSAAVIEEVARTTGLPLTEARNHFEAQGARDGVVETSGQLRTIAVGLTKIANDLRWMSSGPRTGLAEIALPDLQPGSSIMPGKVNPVIPEAVLMVAAQVVGNDATVATAGAAGNFELNVMLPVIAKNVLESIRLLANATRLLADRTVDGITADRERAREYAESSPSVVTPLNKYIGYEEASKVAKKALAERKTIRQVVLDGGYVERGDLTAEQLDEALDVLRMTHP, from the coding sequence ATGACCGACGAGCAGGACAGGACCGAGTACCGCACCGAGCACGACTCCATGGGCGAGGTGAGGGTGCCCGCCCACGCCAAGTGGCGTGCCCAGACCCAGCGGGCGGTGGAGAACTTCCCGATCTCCGGGCAGCGCATCGAGCGCGCGCACATCGAGGCGCTGGCCCGGATCAAGGGGGCGGCGGCCAAGGTCAACGCCGAGCTGGGAGTCCTGGACAAGGACATCGCCCAGGCGATCCAGGAGGCGGCCGGGGAAGTCGCCGAGGGGACGTGGGACGAGCACTTCCCGGTCGACGTGTTCCAGACCGGGTCCGGGACCTCGTCCAACATGAACACCAACGAGGTCATCGCCACCCTGGCCGGTGAACGGCTCGGGCGGGCCGTGCACCCGAACGACCACGTCAACGCCTCCCAGTCGTCCAACGACGTCTTCCCCTCCTCCATCCACATCGCCGCCACCGCCGCCGTGACGCGCGACCTCGTCCCGGCCCTGGAGCACCTCGCCGCCTCCCTGGAGCGCAAGGCCGAGGAGTTCGCCGACGTCGTGAAGTCCGGGCGGACGCACCTCATGGACGCCACGCCCGTGACGCTGGGCCAGGAGTTCGGCGGGTACGCCGCCCAGGTGCGGTACGGCATCGAGCGGCTGGAGGCCTCCCTGCCCCGGCTCGCGGAACTGCCCCTCGGCGGCACGGCCGTCGGCACCGGCATCAACACCCCGCCCGGCTTCTCCGCCGCCGTGATCGAGGAGGTCGCCCGCACCACCGGGCTGCCCCTCACCGAGGCCCGGAACCATTTCGAGGCGCAGGGCGCCCGGGACGGCGTCGTCGAGACCAGCGGGCAGCTGCGGACCATCGCGGTCGGGCTGACGAAGATCGCCAACGATCTGCGGTGGATGTCCTCCGGGCCGCGCACCGGCCTCGCCGAGATCGCCCTGCCCGACCTCCAGCCCGGCTCCTCGATCATGCCGGGCAAGGTGAACCCGGTCATCCCGGAGGCCGTCCTGATGGTCGCCGCGCAGGTCGTGGGCAACGACGCCACCGTCGCGACCGCGGGCGCCGCCGGGAACTTCGAGCTCAACGTGATGCTGCCCGTCATCGCGAAGAACGTGCTGGAGTCGATCCGGCTGCTCGCCAACGCGACGCGGCTGCTCGCCGACCGGACCGTCGACGGCATCACCGCCGACCGCGAGCGGGCGCGGGAGTACGCCGAGTCCTCCCCCTCGGTCGTCACGCCGCTGAACAAGTACATCGGCTACGAGGAGGCCTCGAAGGTCGCCAAGAAGGCGCTGGCCGAGCGGAAGACGATCCGTCAGGTCGTGCTGGACGGCGGGTACGTGGAGCGCGGGGACCTGACCGCGGAGCAGCTCGACGAGGCGCTCGATGTCCTGCGGATGACGCACCCGTGA
- a CDS encoding fumarate hydratase: MPEFAYTDLLPQGEDTTPYRLVTSEGVSTVEGPDGRTFLQVEPEALRKLAEEAVHDIQHYLRPAHLAQLRRIIDDPEASGNDKFVALDLLKNANIAAAGVLPMCQDTGTAIVMGKRGQNVLTAGRDEEALSRGIYDAYQNLNLRYSQMAPLTMWEEKNTGSNLPAQIELYAADGGAYKFLFMAKGGGSANKSFLYQETKAVLNESSMMKFLEEKIRSLGTAACPPYHLAIVVGGTSAEYALKTAKYASAHYLDEIPAEGSELGHGFRDKELEEKVFELTQKIGIGAQFGGKYFCHDVRVVRLPRHGASCPVAIAVSCSADRQAVAKITAEGVFLEQLETDPARFLPETTDEHLDESDVVRIDLNQPMDEILAELTKYPVKTRLSLTGPLVVARDIAHAKIKERLDAGEEMPQYLKDHPVYYAGPAKTPEGYASGSFGPTTAGRMDSYVEQFQAAGGSKVMLAKGNRSKQVTAACDAHGGFYLGSIGGPAARLAQDCIKKVEIVEYEELGMEAVWKIEVEDFPAFIVVDDKGNDFFQDPAPAPTFTSIPVRGPGLA; the protein is encoded by the coding sequence ATGCCTGAGTTCGCGTACACCGATCTGCTCCCCCAGGGAGAGGACACCACCCCCTACCGGCTGGTGACCTCCGAGGGTGTCTCCACGGTCGAGGGGCCGGACGGGCGGACCTTCCTCCAGGTGGAGCCGGAGGCGCTGCGCAAGCTCGCCGAGGAGGCCGTCCACGACATCCAGCACTACCTGCGCCCGGCCCACCTCGCGCAGCTGCGCCGCATCATCGACGACCCCGAGGCGTCGGGCAACGACAAGTTCGTGGCGCTGGACCTGCTGAAGAACGCGAACATCGCGGCGGCCGGTGTGCTGCCGATGTGCCAGGACACGGGCACGGCGATCGTGATGGGCAAGCGCGGGCAGAACGTGCTGACGGCCGGCCGCGACGAGGAGGCGCTCAGCCGCGGCATCTACGACGCGTACCAGAACCTGAACCTGCGCTACTCGCAGATGGCTCCCCTCACCATGTGGGAGGAGAAGAACACCGGTTCCAACCTCCCCGCCCAGATCGAGCTGTACGCGGCCGACGGCGGCGCCTACAAGTTCCTCTTCATGGCGAAGGGCGGCGGCTCGGCCAACAAGTCGTTCCTGTACCAGGAGACGAAGGCCGTCCTGAACGAGTCCTCCATGATGAAGTTCCTGGAGGAGAAGATCCGTTCGCTGGGCACCGCGGCCTGCCCGCCGTACCACCTGGCGATCGTGGTCGGTGGCACGTCCGCCGAGTACGCGCTGAAGACCGCGAAGTACGCCTCCGCGCACTACCTGGACGAGATCCCGGCCGAGGGCTCCGAGCTCGGGCACGGCTTCCGGGACAAGGAGCTGGAGGAGAAGGTCTTCGAGCTGACGCAGAAGATCGGCATCGGGGCGCAGTTCGGCGGCAAGTACTTCTGCCACGACGTGCGGGTGGTGCGTCTGCCGCGGCACGGGGCGTCCTGCCCGGTCGCCATCGCGGTGTCCTGCTCCGCCGACCGCCAGGCCGTCGCGAAGATCACCGCCGAGGGCGTCTTCCTGGAGCAGCTGGAGACGGACCCGGCGCGGTTCCTGCCGGAGACGACGGACGAGCACCTCGACGAGAGCGACGTCGTCCGGATCGACCTGAACCAGCCGATGGACGAGATCCTCGCCGAGCTCACCAAGTACCCGGTGAAGACCCGCCTGTCCCTGACCGGCCCGCTGGTCGTGGCCCGCGACATCGCGCACGCCAAGATCAAGGAGCGGCTGGACGCGGGCGAGGAGATGCCCCAGTACCTGAAGGACCACCCGGTGTACTACGCCGGTCCGGCCAAGACGCCCGAGGGCTACGCGTCGGGCTCCTTCGGCCCGACCACGGCCGGCCGGATGGACTCCTACGTGGAGCAGTTCCAGGCGGCGGGCGGCTCCAAGGTGATGCTGGCCAAGGGCAACCGCAGCAAGCAGGTCACGGCCGCCTGCGACGCCCACGGCGGCTTCTACCTCGGCTCCATCGGCGGCCCGGCCGCCCGTCTGGCCCAGGACTGCATCAAGAAGGTCGAGATCGTCGAGTACGAGGAGCTCGGCATGGAGGCCGTCTGGAAGATCGAGGTCGAGGACTTCCCGGCGTTCATCGTCGTCGACGACAAGGGCAACGACTTCTTCCAGGACCCGGCGCCGGCCCCGACGTTCACGTCCATTCCGGTACGCGGCCCCGGACTCGCCTGA
- a CDS encoding DUF1707 SHOCT-like domain-containing protein, producing MDLQKQDLQKQEPAVSALRASDTEFRASDAERDRIADILHDALAEGRLTADEHAERVEGVLRAKTVGELEVFIRDLPAAHRQGPGPGHAPAPWRPTAGAIPIDPDDNVVAIFSGAVRKGRWRAGRRIHAYAIFGSVEIDLSEALFDHQQVVVKSFAIFGSVDIRVPENVSLRGMGGGVLGSFEVATLDSGEPEAPIVYVDGWAVMGSVEARPKRGKAVADILDRVQRKVDRSLRKHLGH from the coding sequence GTGGACCTTCAGAAGCAGGACCTTCAGAAGCAGGAGCCCGCCGTCTCCGCGCTCCGCGCCTCCGACACCGAGTTCCGCGCCTCCGACGCCGAGCGCGACCGCATCGCCGACATCCTGCATGACGCCCTGGCCGAGGGCCGCCTCACCGCGGACGAGCACGCCGAGCGAGTCGAGGGGGTGCTGCGCGCCAAGACCGTCGGCGAGCTGGAGGTCTTCATACGGGACCTGCCCGCGGCCCATCGCCAGGGCCCCGGCCCCGGCCATGCCCCGGCCCCCTGGCGCCCCACGGCCGGCGCCATCCCGATCGACCCGGACGACAACGTGGTCGCAATCTTCAGCGGCGCCGTCCGCAAAGGCCGCTGGCGCGCCGGCCGCCGCATCCACGCGTACGCGATCTTCGGCAGTGTCGAGATAGACCTCAGCGAGGCCCTCTTCGACCACCAGCAGGTCGTCGTCAAGTCGTTCGCGATCTTCGGCAGCGTCGACATCCGCGTCCCGGAGAACGTGTCGCTGCGCGGCATGGGCGGCGGAGTCCTCGGCAGCTTCGAGGTGGCCACGCTCGACTCGGGCGAACCGGAGGCCCCCATCGTCTACGTCGACGGCTGGGCCGTCATGGGCAGCGTCGAGGCGCGGCCGAAGCGGGGCAAGGCCGTGGCGGACATCCTGGACCGGGTGCAGCGCAAGGTGGACAGAAGTTTGCGCAAACACCTGGGGCATTGA
- a CDS encoding WhiB family transcriptional regulator yields MLQPPHSSLQVAAVPAPRVPARDRDQDAPWHTEAVCRRDEAGLFFAPSKEPTAARLSREEAAKRVCARCPVMVECREHALLQPEPYGVWGGLTAAERRVVLARRRRRDMELKKAARPESRIAAAG; encoded by the coding sequence GTGCTGCAACCGCCGCATTCGTCCCTGCAGGTCGCTGCCGTTCCGGCCCCGCGGGTGCCAGCGCGAGACAGGGATCAAGACGCCCCGTGGCACACCGAGGCGGTGTGCCGGCGCGACGAGGCCGGCCTGTTCTTCGCTCCCTCCAAGGAACCCACCGCCGCGCGGCTGTCCCGGGAGGAGGCGGCGAAACGGGTCTGCGCCCGCTGCCCGGTGATGGTCGAGTGTCGCGAACACGCCCTGCTCCAGCCCGAGCCCTACGGCGTCTGGGGCGGCCTCACCGCCGCGGAACGCCGCGTGGTCCTGGCCCGGCGCCGCCGCCGCGACATGGAGCTGAAGAAGGCGGCCCGCCCGGAGAGCCGGATAGCGGCGGCAGGCTGA
- the glpX gene encoding class II fructose-bisphosphatase — protein MTEHHHLPSELDVPSEAPDRNLALELVRVTEAAAMAAGRWVGRGDKNGADGAAVRAMRTLVSTVSMNGVVVIGEGEKDEAPMLFNGERVGDGTGPECDIAVDPIDGTTLTAKGMTNAIAVLAAAERGSMFDPSAVFYMDKLVTGPEAADFVDINAPVSVNIRRVAKAKRSAPEDVTVVILDRPRHEGIINEIRETGARIRLISDGDVAGSILALREGTGVDLLLGIGGTPEGIISACAVKCLGGTIQGKLWPKDDEERQRAIDAGHDLDRVLTTEDLVTGENVFFVATGITDGELLRGVRYRAETATTDSIVMRSRSGTVRRISSEHRLSKLRAYSAIDFDKGK, from the coding sequence ATGACCGAGCATCATCACTTGCCGTCCGAACTCGATGTGCCCTCCGAGGCCCCCGACCGCAACCTCGCCCTGGAACTGGTCCGGGTCACCGAGGCGGCGGCGATGGCCGCGGGCCGTTGGGTCGGGCGGGGTGACAAGAACGGCGCCGACGGTGCCGCGGTACGCGCCATGCGCACCCTCGTCTCCACCGTCTCGATGAACGGCGTCGTCGTCATCGGCGAGGGCGAGAAGGACGAAGCCCCGATGCTGTTCAACGGGGAGCGCGTGGGCGACGGGACCGGGCCCGAGTGCGACATCGCCGTCGACCCGATCGACGGCACCACGCTGACCGCGAAGGGCATGACCAACGCGATCGCGGTGCTCGCCGCCGCCGAGCGCGGGTCCATGTTCGACCCGTCCGCCGTCTTCTACATGGACAAGCTCGTCACCGGACCGGAGGCGGCCGACTTCGTCGACATCAACGCCCCGGTCTCGGTGAACATCCGCCGGGTCGCCAAGGCGAAGCGGTCCGCGCCGGAGGACGTGACGGTGGTGATCCTGGACCGCCCGCGGCACGAGGGCATCATCAACGAGATCCGGGAGACCGGGGCGCGCATCAGGCTGATCTCCGACGGCGACGTGGCCGGCTCGATCCTGGCGCTGCGCGAGGGCACGGGCGTCGATCTGCTGCTCGGCATCGGCGGTACGCCGGAGGGCATCATCTCGGCCTGTGCGGTGAAGTGCCTGGGCGGCACGATCCAGGGCAAGCTGTGGCCCAAGGACGACGAGGAGCGGCAGCGGGCGATCGACGCGGGGCATGATCTCGACCGGGTGCTGACCACCGAGGACCTCGTCACCGGCGAGAACGTGTTCTTCGTGGCCACCGGCATCACCGACGGGGAGCTGCTGCGGGGCGTCCGCTACCGGGCGGAGACCGCCACGACCGACTCGATCGTCATGCGGTCGCGGTCGGGCACGGTCCGCCGGATCTCCTCCGAGCACCGGCTGAGCAAGCTGCGGGCCTACAGCGCGATCGACTTCGACAAGGGGAAGTAA
- a CDS encoding DUF4245 domain-containing protein, with the protein MAGTNGKQKTARDMILSLGVIVLVAGFVYLFIPHDDSAPDVKAVDYRVELLTARRAASYPVAAPQGLPDAWKATSVRFRGDQFDAWHLGFHDPEGEYVAVEQSTQRRPVFLDEATQGARDTGRTEKIGGETWTRYEGGRYDALVLEGTKGSTTVVTGTASFAQLTKMAEALRTK; encoded by the coding sequence GTGGCAGGCACGAACGGCAAGCAGAAGACGGCGCGGGACATGATCCTCTCCCTGGGAGTCATCGTCCTGGTGGCGGGCTTCGTGTACCTCTTCATCCCGCACGACGACAGCGCGCCCGACGTCAAGGCCGTCGACTACCGGGTCGAGCTGCTCACGGCACGCCGCGCCGCCTCCTACCCGGTGGCCGCGCCCCAGGGTCTGCCCGACGCGTGGAAGGCCACCTCCGTCCGCTTCCGGGGCGACCAGTTCGACGCCTGGCACCTCGGCTTCCACGATCCCGAGGGGGAGTACGTGGCGGTCGAGCAGTCCACTCAGCGGCGCCCGGTCTTCCTCGACGAGGCGACGCAGGGCGCGCGGGACACCGGCAGGACCGAGAAGATCGGCGGCGAGACCTGGACCCGATACGAGGGCGGCCGGTACGACGCGCTGGTCCTCGAGGGCACCAAGGGCTCGACGACGGTCGTGACGGGCACCGCGTCGTTCGCCCAGCTGACGAAGATGGCCGAGGCGCTGCGAACGAAGTGA
- a CDS encoding malonic semialdehyde reductase has translation MSLALDRAAQDLLFRDARTANTFTDEPVTDEQVQAIYDLVKYGPTAFNQTPLRITLVRSPEARERLVAHMAEGNRAKTASAPLVAILSADNEFHEELPHLFPAFPQAKDAFFTERPVRESAAAMNAGLQAAYFIIGVRAAGLAAGPMTGADLEGIRKEFLDDDHAPLMVVNIGRPGPDAWHPRSPRLEFDQVVTTV, from the coding sequence ATGTCCCTCGCTCTTGACCGCGCCGCCCAGGACCTCCTGTTCCGCGATGCCCGCACCGCCAACACCTTCACCGACGAGCCGGTGACCGACGAGCAGGTGCAGGCGATCTACGACCTGGTCAAGTACGGTCCGACCGCCTTCAACCAGACCCCGCTGCGCATCACCCTGGTCCGCTCCCCCGAGGCCCGCGAGCGCCTGGTCGCGCACATGGCCGAAGGCAACCGGGCCAAGACGGCGAGCGCCCCGCTGGTGGCGATCCTCTCCGCGGACAACGAGTTCCACGAGGAGCTGCCGCACTTGTTCCCGGCCTTCCCGCAGGCCAAGGACGCCTTCTTCACCGAGCGCCCGGTGCGTGAGAGCGCCGCCGCGATGAACGCCGGCCTGCAGGCCGCCTACTTCATCATCGGCGTCCGCGCGGCCGGCCTGGCCGCCGGTCCGATGACGGGCGCGGACCTGGAGGGCATCCGCAAGGAGTTCCTGGACGACGACCACGCCCCGCTGATGGTCGTCAACATCGGCCGCCCCGGCCCGGACGCCTGGCACCCCCGCTCCCCGCGCCTGGAGTTCGACCAGGTCGTCACGACCGTCTGA
- a CDS encoding exodeoxyribonuclease VII small subunit, with translation MTSEVDETPGTSEALGYEQARDELIEVVRRLEAGGTTLEESLALWERGEELAKVCRRWLDGARARLDAALAEEAAGPEDAE, from the coding sequence ATGACCAGCGAGGTTGATGAGACGCCGGGCACCAGCGAGGCGCTCGGGTACGAGCAGGCGCGGGACGAGCTGATCGAGGTCGTCCGGCGCCTGGAGGCGGGCGGTACGACGCTGGAGGAGTCCCTCGCGCTCTGGGAGCGGGGCGAGGAGCTGGCCAAGGTGTGCCGGCGCTGGCTGGACGGGGCCCGGGCGCGGTTGGACGCGGCGCTGGCGGAGGAGGCCGCGGGGCCCGAGGACGCGGAGTAA
- the xseA gene encoding exodeoxyribonuclease VII large subunit produces MAVNTTPEAPLPVGEVSRLIGGWIDRLGAVWVEGQITQLSRRPGAGVVFLTLRDPSYDISVSVTCYRQVFDAVADVVSEGARVVVLAKPEWYAPRGQLSLRAAEIRPVGVGELLARLEQLKKSLAREGLFAPERKKPLPFLPQLIGLVCGRASAAERDVLENARHRWPAVRFEVRNVAVQGVHAVPQVVQAVKELDAIDDVDVIIVARGGGSVEDLLPFSDEQLIRTVAQCRTPVVSAIGHEPDNPLLDHVADLRASTPTDAAKKVVPDVGEEYERVRLLRDRARRCVAALVDREERGLAHALARPSIEDPHRMIDVRADQVADLLDRGRRCLRHQLDRAESELTHTHARVVALSPAATLKRGYAVLQKADGHAVRDPGEVTPGEALRARVSEGEFSVRVDT; encoded by the coding sequence ATGGCTGTGAACACGACTCCGGAAGCCCCGCTGCCCGTCGGCGAGGTGTCGCGGCTCATCGGGGGCTGGATCGACCGGCTCGGGGCGGTGTGGGTCGAAGGGCAGATCACGCAGTTGTCCCGACGGCCGGGCGCGGGTGTGGTGTTCCTGACGCTGCGGGACCCGTCGTACGACATCTCGGTGAGCGTCACCTGCTACCGGCAGGTGTTCGACGCCGTCGCGGACGTGGTGAGCGAGGGCGCCCGGGTCGTCGTCCTCGCCAAGCCCGAGTGGTACGCCCCCCGGGGGCAGCTGTCGCTGCGGGCCGCCGAGATACGGCCCGTCGGGGTCGGGGAACTGCTCGCGCGCCTGGAGCAGCTGAAGAAGTCCCTCGCGCGGGAGGGGCTGTTCGCGCCGGAGCGGAAGAAGCCGCTGCCGTTCCTGCCGCAGCTGATCGGGCTGGTCTGCGGACGGGCCTCGGCCGCCGAGCGGGACGTGCTGGAGAACGCCCGGCACCGCTGGCCCGCCGTGCGCTTCGAGGTGCGCAACGTCGCCGTGCAGGGCGTGCACGCCGTGCCGCAGGTCGTGCAGGCCGTGAAGGAACTCGACGCGATCGACGACGTGGACGTGATCATCGTCGCCCGGGGCGGCGGCAGCGTGGAGGACCTGCTGCCGTTCTCCGACGAGCAGCTGATCCGCACGGTCGCGCAGTGCCGTACGCCCGTGGTGTCCGCCATCGGGCACGAACCGGACAACCCGCTGCTGGACCACGTCGCCGACCTGCGCGCCTCCACCCCGACCGACGCCGCCAAGAAGGTCGTGCCGGACGTCGGCGAGGAGTACGAGCGGGTGCGGCTGCTGCGGGACCGGGCGCGGCGGTGCGTGGCGGCGCTGGTGGACAGGGAGGAGCGCGGGCTGGCCCACGCGCTCGCGCGGCCGTCCATAGAGGATCCGCACCGGATGATCGACGTGCGCGCCGACCAGGTGGCGGACCTGCTCGACCGGGGCCGGCGCTGCCTGCGGCACCAGCTCGACCGCGCCGAGTCGGAGCTGACGCACACGCACGCGCGCGTGGTGGCCCTCTCCCCCGCCGCGACCCTGAAGCGCGGGTACGCCGTGCTGCAGAAGGCGGACGGGCACGCCGTCCGCGACCCCGGCGAGGTGACGCCCGGCGAGGCCCTGCGCGCGCGGGTCTCCGAGGGCGAGTTCTCCGTACGAGTGGACACATAG
- a CDS encoding 4-hydroxy-3-methylbut-2-enyl diphosphate reductase, whose protein sequence is MGRMSASPGRRVLLAAPRGYCAGVDRAVIAVEKALEQYGAPVYVRHEIVHNKYVVQTLEKKGAIFVERTEEVPPGNIVMFSAHGVAPVVHEEAERGRLATIDATCPLVTKVHKEAVRFAGEDYDILLIGHEGHEEVIGTSGEAPDHIQLVDGPGDVAKVEVRDPSKVVWLSQTTLSVDETMETVDALKDKFPQLISPPSDDICYATQNRQLAVKQMGAESELVIVVGSRNSSNSKRLVEVAKIAGAREAYLVDFADEIDEAWLEGVTTVGVTSGASVPEVLVEQVLEWLSQRGFEDVEIVKAAEESITFSLPKELRRDLREEAVALAAERGGAGTGENSGE, encoded by the coding sequence ATGGGACGCATGTCTGCTTCGCCTGGCCGCCGTGTCCTGCTCGCCGCCCCCCGTGGCTACTGCGCGGGTGTGGACCGCGCCGTGATCGCCGTCGAGAAAGCCCTGGAGCAGTACGGCGCTCCGGTGTACGTCCGGCACGAGATCGTCCACAACAAGTACGTCGTGCAGACCCTGGAGAAGAAGGGCGCGATCTTCGTCGAGCGGACGGAGGAGGTCCCCCCGGGCAACATCGTGATGTTCTCGGCGCACGGGGTCGCCCCCGTCGTCCACGAGGAGGCCGAGCGCGGTCGCCTCGCCACCATCGACGCCACCTGCCCCCTGGTCACCAAGGTCCACAAGGAAGCCGTCCGCTTCGCGGGCGAGGACTACGACATCCTCCTGATCGGCCACGAGGGTCACGAAGAGGTCATCGGCACCTCCGGCGAGGCCCCCGACCACATCCAGCTCGTCGACGGACCGGGCGATGTGGCGAAGGTCGAGGTCCGCGACCCGTCCAAGGTCGTCTGGCTCTCCCAGACCACGCTGTCCGTCGACGAGACCATGGAGACCGTCGACGCCCTGAAGGACAAGTTCCCGCAGCTCATCTCCCCGCCCAGCGACGACATCTGCTACGCCACGCAGAACCGCCAGCTGGCCGTGAAGCAGATGGGCGCCGAGTCGGAACTGGTCATCGTGGTCGGCTCGCGCAACTCCTCCAACTCCAAGCGGCTCGTCGAGGTCGCCAAGATCGCCGGCGCCCGTGAGGCCTACCTCGTGGACTTCGCCGACGAGATCGACGAGGCCTGGCTGGAGGGTGTGACCACGGTCGGCGTCACCTCGGGCGCCTCCGTCCCGGAGGTCCTGGTCGAGCAGGTCCTGGAATGGCTGTCCCAGCGCGGCTTCGAGGACGTCGAGATCGTCAAGGCGGCGGAGGAGTCCATCACGTTCTCCCTGCCCAAGGAGCTGCGCCGCGACCTGCGCGAGGAGGCCGTGGCCCTGGCCGCCGAGCGCGGTGGCGCCGGGACCGGTGAAAATTCCGGGGAGTGA
- the ppgK gene encoding polyphosphate--glucose phosphotransferase — translation MQIFGVDIGGSGIKGAPVDLDKGDLAQERHKVLTPHPATPDAVADGVKQVIDHFGWTGPVGVTFPGVVTGGATIRTAANVDDSWIDTDARALLGDRLGGLPVTVVNDADAAGVAEMHFGAGRDRRGTVILLTLGTGIGSALFVDGVLVPNTELGHLELDGHDAEKRASSKAREDHDMTWEHWAVHRVRKYLAHVEMLFSPELFIIGGGVSRKSHKFLPSIEGIKAEIVPAQLQNNAGIVGAAMRAAER, via the coding sequence ATGCAGATCTTCGGAGTGGACATCGGCGGATCCGGGATCAAGGGTGCCCCGGTGGACCTGGACAAGGGCGACCTGGCGCAGGAGCGCCACAAGGTCCTCACACCCCACCCGGCCACACCCGACGCGGTGGCCGACGGCGTCAAACAGGTCATCGACCACTTCGGCTGGACGGGCCCGGTCGGGGTCACCTTCCCGGGCGTGGTCACCGGCGGAGCCACGATCCGCACGGCGGCGAACGTCGACGACAGCTGGATCGACACCGACGCCCGCGCGCTGCTCGGCGACCGGCTGGGCGGGCTGCCGGTGACGGTGGTCAACGACGCGGACGCGGCGGGTGTCGCCGAGATGCACTTCGGCGCCGGCCGCGACCGCAGGGGAACGGTGATCCTGCTGACCCTCGGCACGGGCATCGGCAGCGCGCTCTTCGTCGACGGCGTCCTCGTCCCCAACACCGAGCTGGGCCACTTGGAGCTCGACGGGCACGACGCGGAGAAGCGGGCCTCCAGCAAGGCCCGCGAGGACCACGACATGACGTGGGAGCACTGGGCGGTGCACCGCGTGCGCAAGTACCTCGCCCACGTCGAGATGCTGTTCTCGCCGGAGCTGTTCATCATCGGCGGCGGCGTCAGCCGCAAGTCCCACAAGTTCCTGCCCTCCATCGAGGGCATCAAGGCCGAGATCGTCCCGGCGCAGCTGCAGAACAACGCGGGGATCGTGGGCGCCGCGATGCGGGCGGCCGAGCGGTAG
- a CDS encoding DUF6542 domain-containing protein, which yields MEQYRTRSAQYGPRRRDRPRPPRQPVPSQAGRGAGGEAVRSARAPAPRRRPAPVRRPAPTPAPVAGRLPNPRLTGLGSGLFCAVVMFLLGALCSALFGASLTAYGVLFLPVCVLTALWVRGGDLMTAPVVVPIAFAVGLLPVADGEGGAGGTLMGMVAALATQAGWLYGGTLIAGLIVIVRRIRLVHRRRTAGARSPV from the coding sequence GTGGAGCAATACAGGACGCGATCTGCCCAGTACGGACCGCGACGTCGGGACCGGCCCAGGCCGCCCCGGCAACCCGTGCCGTCCCAGGCGGGACGGGGAGCGGGGGGCGAGGCCGTGCGTTCGGCGCGAGCGCCCGCGCCGCGGCGCCGCCCGGCGCCGGTACGACGGCCCGCGCCGACACCGGCACCCGTCGCCGGCCGGCTGCCGAACCCCCGGCTGACCGGGCTGGGCAGCGGGCTGTTCTGCGCGGTGGTGATGTTCCTGCTCGGCGCGCTCTGCTCGGCGCTGTTCGGGGCGTCTCTGACGGCGTACGGCGTGCTGTTCCTGCCGGTGTGCGTGCTGACCGCCCTCTGGGTGCGCGGGGGCGACCTGATGACCGCGCCCGTCGTGGTGCCGATCGCGTTCGCTGTGGGGCTGCTGCCGGTGGCCGACGGCGAGGGAGGGGCCGGCGGCACCCTGATGGGCATGGTGGCGGCGCTCGCCACGCAGGCCGGCTGGCTGTACGGCGGGACGCTGATCGCCGGGCTGATCGTGATCGTGCGGCGGATCCGGCTGGTGCACCGGCGGCGGACGGCCGGAGCCCGGTCGCCGGTGTGA